The following are encoded in a window of Actinomyces oris genomic DNA:
- the rpmD gene encoding 50S ribosomal protein L30 gives MAESASKQMTKQLKVTQVRSGIGGTHRQRESLKTLGLRKIRQSVVREDSPSVRGLIATVHHLVTVEEV, from the coding sequence ATGGCTGAGTCCGCATCGAAGCAGATGACCAAGCAGCTCAAGGTCACTCAGGTCCGCTCTGGCATCGGGGGCACCCACCGCCAGCGCGAGTCCCTCAAGACCCTGGGTCTGCGCAAGATCCGCCAGTCCGTCGTGCGCGAGGACAGCCCCAGTGTGCGCGGCCTGATTGCCACGGTGCACCACCTGGTCACCGTTGAGGAGGTCTGA
- the rpsE gene encoding 30S ribosomal protein S5, with the protein MAAPQRDRSASSDGSAQRENDERRGEGRGRRDRNNDRRDRGRGNDDKYIERVVTINRVSKVVKGGRRFTFTALVVVGDGEGTVGVGYGKAKEVPAAIAKAVEIAKKNFFHVPMIRRTIPHLVQGEDSAGVVLLRPASPGTGVIAGGPVRAVLDCAGVHDILSKSLGSSNAINIVHATVDALKQLEQPEAVAARRGLPLEDVAPQSMLRARAEGEADKRAQAEKQEAEKAAEGVGA; encoded by the coding sequence ATGGCTGCACCGCAGCGAGACAGGTCCGCGTCGTCCGACGGCTCGGCCCAGCGCGAGAACGACGAGCGCCGGGGCGAGGGCCGCGGCCGCCGCGACCGCAACAACGACCGCCGCGACCGTGGTCGCGGCAACGACGACAAGTACATCGAGCGCGTCGTCACCATCAACCGCGTGTCCAAGGTCGTCAAGGGCGGCCGCCGCTTCACCTTCACGGCCCTCGTGGTCGTCGGTGACGGTGAGGGCACCGTCGGCGTGGGCTACGGCAAGGCGAAGGAAGTTCCCGCCGCCATCGCCAAGGCCGTCGAGATCGCGAAGAAGAACTTCTTCCACGTCCCGATGATCCGCCGCACCATCCCGCACCTGGTCCAGGGCGAGGACTCCGCCGGAGTCGTCCTCCTGCGCCCGGCGTCCCCCGGTACCGGTGTTATCGCCGGTGGCCCGGTGCGCGCCGTGCTGGACTGCGCCGGTGTCCACGACATCCTGTCCAAGTCGCTGGGCTCCTCCAACGCGATCAACATCGTGCACGCCACGGTGGACGCCCTCAAGCAGCTCGAGCAGCCGGAGGCCGTTGCGGCCCGCCGTGGCCTGCCGCTGGAGGACGTCGCCCCGCAGTCCATGCTGCGGGCCCGCGCCGAGGGTGAGGCTGACAAGCGCGCTCAGGCTGAGAAGCAGGAGGCCGAGAAGGCCGCTGAAGGAGTGGGTGCGTGA
- the rplR gene encoding 50S ribosomal protein L18: protein MAYSIKRGKGNPRAIARKIRHQRVRKHISGTPERPRLVVTRSNRHMVAQVVDDTIGHTLCAASTLEEAAKGVEGHKVGAAHKVGELIAERAKALGIEAVVFDRGGNKYHGRVAAVAEGAREGGLKL from the coding sequence ATGGCTTACTCGATCAAGAGGGGCAAGGGCAACCCCCGTGCCATCGCCCGCAAGATCCGTCACCAGCGCGTGCGCAAGCACATCTCCGGCACGCCCGAGCGTCCCCGCCTGGTGGTCACCCGATCCAACCGCCACATGGTGGCTCAGGTCGTGGACGACACCATCGGCCACACCCTGTGCGCCGCCTCCACCCTGGAGGAGGCCGCCAAGGGCGTCGAGGGCCACAAGGTGGGCGCCGCCCACAAGGTCGGCGAGCTCATCGCCGAGCGTGCCAAGGCGCTGGGCATTGAGGCAGTCGTGTTCGACCGCGGCGGCAACAAGTACCACGGCCGTGTCGCGGCCGTCGCCGAGGGCGCCCGTGAGGGCGGCCTGAAGCTGTGA
- the rplF gene encoding 50S ribosomal protein L6, which translates to MSRIGRLPVPVPAGVDVTIDGQDVTVKGPKGTLSRTISEPLSVIRQEDGSILVTRPDDERRSRSLHGLSRTLINNMVIGVTEGYTKQLEIVGTGYRVAAKGQGIELSLGFSHTVTVEPPEGITFTVDGNLKITVSGISKEQVGEVAANIRKIRPPEPYKGKGVRYAGENVRRKVGKAGK; encoded by the coding sequence ATGTCTCGTATTGGACGGCTCCCCGTTCCGGTCCCTGCCGGAGTGGACGTCACCATCGACGGCCAGGACGTGACGGTCAAGGGCCCCAAGGGCACCCTGTCCCGCACGATCAGCGAGCCCCTGAGCGTCATCCGCCAGGAGGACGGCTCCATCCTGGTTACGCGCCCCGACGACGAGCGCCGCTCGCGCTCGCTGCACGGACTGTCGCGCACCCTCATCAACAACATGGTGATCGGCGTCACCGAGGGCTACACCAAGCAGCTCGAGATCGTCGGCACCGGTTACCGCGTCGCCGCCAAGGGCCAGGGCATCGAGCTCTCCCTCGGCTTCTCCCACACCGTTACCGTTGAGCCCCCCGAGGGCATCACCTTCACGGTCGACGGCAACCTGAAGATCACCGTCTCCGGTATCTCCAAGGAGCAGGTCGGCGAGGTCGCGGCGAACATCCGCAAGATCCGTCCGCCGGAGCCCTACAAGGGCAAGGGCGTGCGCTACGCCGGCGAGAACGTGCGCCGCAAGGTCGGAAAGGCTGGTAAGTGA
- the rpsH gene encoding 30S ribosomal protein S8, with protein MTMTDPIADMLTRLRNANSAYHDTVSMPSSKLKVNIAEMLKAEGYIAGYEVTDAEVGKTLTLSLKYGANRQRAIQGLRRISKPGLRVYAKSTNLPKVLGGLGVAILSTSSGLLTDKQAESRGVGGEVLAYVW; from the coding sequence ATGACAATGACAGACCCCATCGCAGACATGCTGACCCGTCTGCGCAACGCAAACAGCGCCTACCACGACACCGTGTCGATGCCGTCGAGCAAGCTCAAGGTGAACATCGCTGAGATGCTCAAGGCCGAGGGCTACATCGCCGGCTACGAGGTCACGGACGCCGAGGTCGGCAAGACGCTCACGCTGAGCCTCAAGTACGGAGCCAACCGCCAGCGGGCCATCCAGGGCCTGCGCCGGATCTCCAAGCCCGGCCTGCGCGTCTACGCCAAGTCCACCAACCTGCCCAAGGTCCTCGGCGGCCTGGGAGTGGCGATCCTGTCCACCTCCTCCGGCCTCCTGACCGACAAGCAGGCCGAGTCGCGTGGCGTGGGCGGCGAAGTCCTCGCCTACGTCTGGTAA
- a CDS encoding type Z 30S ribosomal protein S14: MAKTALIEKANRKPKFGVRAYTRCQRCGRPHSVYRKFGLCRICLREMALRGELPGVSKSSW; the protein is encoded by the coding sequence ATGGCGAAGACCGCACTGATTGAGAAGGCGAACCGCAAGCCCAAGTTCGGTGTCCGTGCCTACACGCGCTGCCAGCGCTGCGGCCGCCCGCACTCGGTCTACCGCAAGTTCGGCCTGTGCCGTATCTGCCTGCGTGAGATGGCCCTTCGCGGCGAGCTCCCGGGCGTGAGCAAGTCCAGCTGGTAA
- the rplE gene encoding 50S ribosomal protein L5, protein MAEKTTPRLKTKYTEEVRPALLKEFQHGNVMEVGRVVKVVVNMGVGEAAHDSKMIEGAVRDLAAITGQKPQVTRARKSIAQFKLREGMPIGAHSTLRGDRMWEFLDRLVSISLPRIRDFRGLSPKQFDGNGNYTFGLTEQAVFHEIDQDQIDRVRGMDITVVTTAKTDEEARSLLKQLGFPFKEK, encoded by the coding sequence ATGGCTGAGAAGACCACCCCCCGTCTCAAGACGAAGTACACCGAGGAGGTGCGCCCCGCCCTGCTCAAGGAGTTCCAGCACGGCAACGTGATGGAGGTCGGGCGCGTCGTCAAGGTCGTCGTCAACATGGGTGTGGGCGAGGCCGCCCACGACTCCAAGATGATCGAGGGCGCCGTGCGCGACCTCGCCGCCATCACCGGACAGAAGCCCCAGGTCACCCGGGCCCGCAAGTCCATCGCGCAGTTCAAGCTGCGTGAGGGCATGCCGATCGGTGCGCACTCCACGCTGCGCGGCGACCGCATGTGGGAGTTCCTGGACCGCCTTGTCTCGATCTCCCTTCCCCGTATCCGCGACTTCCGGGGTCTGAGCCCCAAGCAGTTCGACGGGAACGGCAACTACACCTTCGGTCTGACCGAGCAGGCTGTCTTCCACGAGATCGACCAGGACCAGATCGACCGCGTCCGCGGCATGGACATCACCGTGGTGACCACGGCCAAGACCGACGAGGAGGCCCGCTCGCTGCTCAAGCAGCTCGGCTTCCCCTTCAAGGAGAAGTGA
- the rplX gene encoding 50S ribosomal protein L24 gives MARIKKGDQVIVIAGKDKGKTGRVLEVLKGTDRVIVEGVQRVTKHTKVGQSQQGARTGGIETVEAPIHASNVMLVDPKTKKRTRVGFRVEEGVRPDGRKRTVRVRYAKKSGEDL, from the coding sequence ATGGCACGCATCAAGAAGGGCGACCAGGTCATCGTCATCGCCGGTAAGGACAAGGGCAAGACCGGCCGCGTTCTGGAGGTCCTCAAGGGCACTGACCGTGTCATCGTCGAGGGCGTCCAGCGCGTGACCAAGCACACCAAGGTGGGGCAGTCCCAGCAGGGCGCCCGCACCGGCGGCATCGAGACCGTTGAGGCGCCCATCCACGCCTCCAACGTCATGCTCGTCGACCCCAAGACGAAGAAGCGCACCCGCGTGGGCTTCCGCGTCGAGGAGGGCGTGCGTCCCGACGGCCGCAAGCGCACCGTCCGCGTGCGTTACGCCAAGAAGAGCGGGGAGGACCTGTGA
- the rplN gene encoding 50S ribosomal protein L14: protein MIQQESRLKVADNTGAKEILCIRVLGGSGRRYAGIGDTIVATVKDAIPGGNVKKGEVVKAVVVRARKERRRPDGSYIRFDENAAVILKNDGEPRGTRIFGPVGRELREKKFMRIVSLAPEVI, encoded by the coding sequence ATGATCCAGCAGGAGTCGCGACTGAAGGTCGCCGACAACACCGGTGCCAAGGAGATCCTTTGCATCCGTGTTCTCGGTGGATCGGGTCGGCGCTATGCGGGTATCGGCGACACGATCGTCGCCACCGTCAAGGACGCCATTCCCGGCGGCAACGTGAAGAAGGGCGAGGTCGTCAAGGCCGTCGTCGTGCGTGCCCGCAAGGAGCGTCGTCGTCCCGACGGCTCATACATCCGCTTCGACGAGAACGCCGCCGTCATCCTCAAGAACGATGGGGAGCCGCGCGGTACGCGCATCTTCGGCCCCGTCGGCCGTGAGCTTCGCGAGAAGAAGTTCATGCGCATCGTCTCGCTCGCCCCGGAGGTGATCTGA
- the rpsQ gene encoding 30S ribosomal protein S17: MSEQTSTENVEQSTERPQRKVRRGYVVSDKMDKTVVVLVEERYKHSLYGKVLRRSKKVKVHDENNEAGVGDLVSIMETRPLSATKHFRLLEILERAK, encoded by the coding sequence GTGAGCGAGCAGACCAGCACTGAGAACGTCGAGCAGTCCACCGAGCGCCCCCAGCGCAAGGTGCGTCGCGGCTACGTCGTCTCCGACAAGATGGACAAGACGGTGGTCGTCCTCGTCGAGGAGCGCTACAAGCACTCCCTGTACGGCAAGGTCCTCCGTCGCTCCAAGAAGGTCAAGGTCCACGACGAGAACAACGAGGCCGGTGTCGGCGATCTCGTCTCCATTATGGAGACCCGCCCGCTGAGCGCCACCAAGCACTTCCGCCTCCTGGAGATCCTCGAGCGCGCCAAGTGA
- the rpmC gene encoding 50S ribosomal protein L29: MAIGSKGLTPADLDGMDNERLSEELSKAKAELFNLRFASATGQLEDHGRLKAVRRDIARIYTIVRERELGIRTAPSTEESK, encoded by the coding sequence ATGGCAATCGGTTCCAAGGGCCTGACCCCCGCCGACCTCGACGGCATGGACAACGAGCGCCTCTCCGAGGAGCTCTCCAAGGCCAAGGCCGAGCTGTTCAACCTCCGGTTCGCCTCGGCGACCGGCCAGCTCGAGGACCACGGACGTCTCAAGGCTGTGCGTCGCGACATCGCCCGCATCTACACGATCGTGCGCGAGCGTGAGCTCGGTATTCGCACCGCCCCGAGCACGGAGGAGTCCAAGTGA
- the rplP gene encoding 50S ribosomal protein L16, with translation MLIPRRTKFRKQHRPHRTGLSKGGNQIAFGEYGIQALEPAYITNRQIEAARIAMTRHIKRGGKVWINIFPDRPLTKKPAETRMGSGKGAPEWWIANVKPGRILFELGGVDEALAREAMRRAQHKLPMKTRFVTREGGDV, from the coding sequence GTGCTCATCCCCCGCCGGACCAAGTTCCGCAAGCAGCACCGCCCGCACCGCACGGGCCTTTCCAAGGGCGGCAACCAGATCGCCTTCGGTGAGTACGGCATCCAGGCCCTCGAGCCCGCCTACATCACCAACCGCCAGATCGAGGCGGCCCGTATCGCCATGACCCGCCACATCAAGCGTGGCGGCAAGGTGTGGATCAACATCTTCCCGGACCGCCCCCTGACCAAGAAGCCCGCCGAGACCCGTATGGGTTCCGGTAAGGGTGCACCCGAGTGGTGGATCGCCAACGTCAAGCCCGGACGCATCCTGTTCGAGCTCGGCGGTGTCGACGAGGCCCTCGCCCGCGAGGCCATGCGCCGCGCACAGCACAAGCTTCCGATGAAGACCCGTTTCGTGACTCGTGAGGGTGGTGACGTCTGA
- the rpsC gene encoding 30S ribosomal protein S3 has protein sequence MGQKVNPTGFRLGITTDHRSRWFADSTKPGQRYRDFVEEDVKIRRLMEDGMERAGISKVDIERTRDRVRVDLHTARPGIVIGRRGAEAERLRGQLEKLTGKQVQLNILEVKSPDLDAQLVAQGIAEQLASRVSFRRAMRKGMQSAMRAGAKGIRVQCSGRLGGAEMSRSEFYREGRVPLHTLRANIDYGFYEAKTTFGRLGVKVWIYKGDITEREFARQQAESGSRGRGRGERRGGRRGDRGERGSRQNTEQQQAAEQTPAAETAAADQGTEA, from the coding sequence ATGGGGCAGAAGGTCAACCCGACCGGGTTCCGCCTGGGCATCACCACGGACCACCGTTCGCGCTGGTTCGCCGACTCCACTAAGCCCGGTCAGCGTTACCGCGACTTCGTGGAGGAGGATGTCAAGATCCGCCGCCTCATGGAGGACGGCATGGAGCGGGCCGGTATCTCCAAGGTCGACATCGAGCGCACCCGTGACCGCGTGCGTGTCGACCTGCACACCGCCCGTCCCGGTATCGTTATCGGTCGCCGTGGGGCCGAGGCCGAGCGCCTGCGCGGTCAGCTCGAGAAGCTGACCGGCAAGCAGGTCCAGCTCAACATCCTCGAGGTCAAGAGCCCCGACCTGGACGCCCAGCTGGTCGCCCAGGGCATCGCTGAGCAGCTCGCCTCCCGCGTGTCCTTCCGTCGCGCCATGCGCAAGGGCATGCAGTCCGCGATGCGTGCCGGCGCCAAGGGCATCCGGGTGCAGTGCTCCGGTCGCCTGGGCGGCGCCGAGATGAGCCGCAGCGAGTTCTACCGCGAGGGGCGCGTGCCGCTGCACACCCTGCGCGCGAACATCGACTACGGCTTCTACGAGGCCAAGACCACCTTCGGCCGCCTCGGCGTCAAGGTGTGGATCTACAAGGGCGACATCACCGAGCGCGAGTTCGCCCGCCAGCAGGCCGAGTCCGGCTCCCGTGGCCGGGGCCGGGGCGAGCGCCGCGGCGGCCGTCGTGGCGACCGCGGTGAGCGCGGTTCGCGTCAGAACACCGAGCAGCAGCAGGCAGCCGAGCAGACGCCGGCCGCCGAGACCGCTGCCGCAGACCAGGGAACGGAGGCCTGA
- the rplV gene encoding 50S ribosomal protein L22 yields the protein MEAKAQAKYVRCTPMKARRVVDVVRGKRAVEAVNVLRFAPQAAAVPVRKVLESAIANARFKAERDGERFDENDLFIIEAFADEGPTLKRFRPRAQGRASRILKRTSHITVIVGDKSDAATKEGAR from the coding sequence ATGGAAGCCAAGGCGCAGGCCAAGTACGTGCGCTGCACGCCGATGAAGGCGCGCCGGGTCGTGGACGTCGTCCGCGGCAAGCGCGCTGTCGAGGCCGTCAACGTGCTCCGATTCGCCCCGCAGGCCGCTGCGGTGCCGGTGCGCAAGGTCCTCGAGTCCGCAATCGCCAACGCCCGGTTCAAGGCTGAGCGTGACGGTGAGCGTTTCGACGAGAACGACCTGTTCATCATCGAGGCGTTCGCCGACGAGGGTCCCACCCTGAAGCGGTTCCGTCCCCGTGCGCAGGGCCGGGCCAGCAGGATCCTCAAGCGGACCAGCCACATCACCGTCATCGTCGGGGACAAGTCCGACGCCGCAACGAAGGAAGGAGCCCGGTAA
- the rpsS gene encoding 30S ribosomal protein S19 has product MPRSLKKGPFVDDHLLKKVDAQNEKGTKNVIKTWSRRSVITPDFLGHTFAVHDGRKHVPVFVTESMVGHKLGEFAPTRTFRGHVKDDRKSRR; this is encoded by the coding sequence ATGCCGCGTAGTCTGAAGAAGGGTCCCTTCGTCGACGACCACCTCCTTAAGAAGGTGGACGCTCAGAACGAGAAGGGCACCAAGAACGTCATTAAGACCTGGTCCCGCCGTTCGGTCATCACGCCGGACTTCCTGGGGCACACCTTCGCCGTCCACGACGGTCGTAAGCACGTGCCGGTCTTCGTTACCGAGTCCATGGTGGGCCACAAGCTCGGTGAGTTCGCTCCGACCCGCACCTTCCGCGGGCACGTCAAGGACGACCGCAAGTCGCGTCGCTGA
- the rplB gene encoding 50S ribosomal protein L2: protein MGIRKYKPTTPGRRGSSVADFVEITRSTPEKSLVRPLSKSGGRNSSGRITTRHKGGGHKRAYRLIDFRRHDKDGVPAKVAHIEYDPNRTARIALLHYMDGEKRYIIAPNKLRQGDVVEAGPSADIKPGNNLQLRHIPTGTVVHAVELRPGGGAKIARSAGTSVQLVAKEGKYAQLRMPSGEIRNVEAACRATIGEVGNAEQSNINWGKAGRMRWKGVRPTVRGVVMNPVDHPHGGGEGKTSGGRHPVSPWGKPEGRTRRPNKSSDRLIVRRRRTGKKR, encoded by the coding sequence ATGGGAATCCGTAAGTACAAGCCCACGACCCCGGGTCGTCGCGGCTCCTCCGTGGCCGACTTCGTGGAGATCACGCGCAGCACGCCCGAGAAGTCGCTGGTGCGCCCGCTGAGCAAGTCCGGTGGACGCAACTCCTCCGGCCGTATCACCACCCGCCACAAGGGTGGTGGCCACAAGCGCGCCTACCGTCTCATCGACTTCCGTCGTCACGACAAGGACGGCGTGCCCGCGAAGGTCGCTCACATCGAGTATGACCCCAACCGCACCGCGCGCATCGCCCTGCTGCACTACATGGACGGCGAGAAGCGCTACATCATCGCCCCGAACAAGCTCCGTCAGGGCGACGTCGTCGAGGCCGGCCCCAGCGCCGACATCAAGCCCGGCAACAACCTGCAGCTGCGTCACATCCCCACCGGTACGGTCGTCCACGCGGTCGAGCTGCGTCCCGGTGGCGGGGCCAAGATCGCTCGCAGCGCCGGCACCTCCGTCCAGCTGGTCGCCAAGGAGGGCAAGTACGCGCAGCTGCGCATGCCCTCCGGGGAGATCCGCAACGTGGAGGCCGCCTGCCGCGCCACCATCGGTGAGGTCGGCAACGCCGAGCAGTCCAACATCAACTGGGGTAAGGCCGGCCGTATGCGCTGGAAGGGCGTGCGCCCGACCGTCCGCGGTGTCGTCATGAACCCGGTGGACCACCCGCACGGTGGTGGTGAGGGCAAGACCTCCGGTGGTCGTCACCCCGTCTCGCCGTGGGGCAAGCCCGAGGGCCGCACCCGCCGTCCCAACAAGTCCAGCGACCGCCTCATCGTGCGTCGTCGTCGGACCGGCAAGAAGCGCTGA
- the rplW gene encoding 50S ribosomal protein L23, giving the protein MSLEKSKNPRDVIIAPVVSEKSYACMDRGQYTFIVAPGSNKTEIKQAVEAIFDVKVSSVNTINRKGKTHRTRTGIGKSKDTRRAIVTLREGTIDIFGDVA; this is encoded by the coding sequence GTGAGCCTCGAGAAGTCCAAGAACCCCCGCGACGTCATCATTGCGCCGGTGGTCTCCGAGAAGTCCTACGCCTGCATGGACCGTGGCCAGTACACGTTCATTGTGGCGCCGGGATCCAACAAGACCGAGATCAAGCAGGCCGTCGAGGCCATCTTCGATGTCAAGGTCTCCTCGGTGAACACCATCAACCGCAAGGGCAAGACGCACCGCACCCGTACCGGGATCGGCAAGTCCAAGGACACCCGCCGTGCGATCGTCACCCTGCGCGAGGGGACCATCGACATCTTCGGTGATGTGGCCTAG
- the rplD gene encoding 50S ribosomal protein L4: MTEALTVDVVDSAGKKTGSVELPAEVFDAPLNIPLMHQVVVGQLAAARQGTHATKTRGDVRGGGRKPYRQKGTGRARQGSTRAPQFVGGGTVHGPQPRDYTQRTPKKMKAAALRSALSDRARNGRVHVITEFVTTTVPSTKNALVALRNLTDRKALVIVDRQDDLSRLSLRNAPEAHVLWADQLNTYDVLKSDDVVFTASGLDAFLGKGEEESK; this comes from the coding sequence ATGACTGAGGCACTCACCGTCGACGTCGTCGACTCCGCTGGCAAGAAGACCGGCAGCGTCGAGCTGCCCGCCGAGGTCTTCGACGCCCCCCTCAACATTCCGCTCATGCACCAGGTGGTCGTCGGCCAGCTGGCCGCGGCCCGCCAGGGCACCCACGCCACCAAGACCCGCGGCGACGTCCGCGGTGGTGGTCGCAAGCCCTACCGCCAGAAGGGCACCGGCCGCGCCCGCCAGGGCTCGACCCGCGCCCCGCAGTTCGTCGGCGGTGGCACCGTCCACGGCCCGCAGCCGCGCGACTACACCCAGCGGACCCCCAAGAAGATGAAGGCCGCCGCCCTGCGCAGCGCCCTGTCCGACCGCGCCCGCAACGGCCGCGTCCACGTCATCACCGAGTTCGTCACCACCACGGTGCCCTCCACCAAGAACGCCCTGGTCGCGCTGCGCAACCTCACCGACCGCAAGGCCCTGGTGATCGTGGACCGTCAGGACGACCTGTCCAGGCTCAGCCTGCGCAACGCCCCCGAGGCGCACGTCCTGTGGGCCGACCAGCTCAACACCTACGACGTCCTGAAGTCCGACGACGTCGTCTTCACGGCCTCTGGCCTGGACGCGTTCCTGGGCAAGGGTGAGGAGGAGTCCAAGTGA